The following are encoded in a window of Sphingobium sp. Z007 genomic DNA:
- a CDS encoding cytochrome c3 family protein: MNRTTIVYLILATLAVAAAIAVPLTIYRSGSTALPQWASSVRPGPLSNAHAFLEGKCESCHTPNRGIKAETCIACHASAPELLMKPETAFHVNVTECAGCHVEHQGRDIRPVRMDHAVLEKIAQRGMNHPAGLDCQSCHAPRDTHKGFFGTDCASCHLTSSWKISGFLHPSPKSTECSQCHKPPPSHNMMHFEMMDKTITGEKSARVEQCFACHQTDSFNNIKGVGMVKVH, translated from the coding sequence ACGACCATCGTCTATCTGATCCTTGCGACGCTCGCGGTGGCCGCCGCGATCGCCGTCCCCCTCACCATCTACCGCTCGGGCAGCACCGCGCTGCCGCAATGGGCGTCGTCGGTTCGACCCGGGCCGCTATCGAACGCCCATGCATTTCTCGAAGGCAAGTGCGAGAGCTGTCACACGCCCAATCGCGGGATCAAGGCCGAAACCTGTATTGCCTGCCATGCGTCGGCGCCGGAATTGCTTATGAAGCCGGAGACCGCCTTCCACGTTAACGTCACGGAATGCGCCGGCTGCCATGTCGAACATCAGGGGAGAGACATTCGGCCGGTCCGCATGGATCATGCCGTACTCGAGAAGATCGCCCAGCGTGGCATGAACCATCCCGCGGGGCTCGACTGCCAGTCCTGTCATGCCCCCCGGGACACGCATAAGGGCTTCTTCGGCACGGACTGCGCCAGCTGCCATCTCACGAGCAGCTGGAAGATCAGCGGATTTCTCCACCCCAGCCCCAAATCAACCGAATGTTCGCAGTGCCACAAGCCGCCGCCGAGCCATAACATGATGCACTTCGAAATGATGGACAAGACGATCACCGGCGAGAAGAGCGCCCGCGTGGAGCAGTGCTTCGCGTGTCACCAGACCGACTCATTCAACAATATCAAGGGTGTCGGCATGGTGAAGGTCCATTGA
- a CDS encoding NRAMP family divalent metal transporter → MKAPRPKASRTRRLRRIRQIFGPGFIAGAADDDPSGIATYAQAGAAYGYMLGWTMLLTWPLAAAVQEICGRIGRSTRAGLAETIRRRCPSPVLRLVVLLLFIANIINLGADLGAMGSAMSLIGGGPPHPWVIVFALASTLLETFVDYQRYARLLRWMTLALLAYAATAFVVHVSWGSVLRGLVVPAMPGSGAWMLVAAIFGTTISPYLFFWQASQEAEEAGLASAGDAEPGPDWQVRRIRLDSWLGMLFSNVIAIFIIVTTAATLNVAGTTQIDTAAQAAEALRPLAGDFAFALFAVGIIGTGMLAIPVLAGSAAYAVSEAFGWRTGLAQSAGRAKAFYGVIAAAGLLGVLVHFSSIDPMRALLWSAVVNGFVAAPLIALVIWLGSDSEAMNGQPIPRRLQLLGGAACLVMVGVAIMTTVSWIAPTAR, encoded by the coding sequence ATGAAAGCTCCACGCCCAAAGGCGTCTCGCACCCGCCGATTGCGACGCATCCGCCAAATATTTGGCCCAGGATTTATTGCCGGAGCCGCCGACGACGATCCCAGCGGGATTGCAACCTATGCGCAAGCCGGCGCGGCTTATGGATATATGCTTGGCTGGACCATGCTTCTCACCTGGCCGCTTGCCGCGGCCGTGCAGGAGATCTGTGGTCGAATAGGGCGAAGTACCCGCGCCGGGCTGGCTGAAACCATTCGTCGTCGTTGTCCATCACCCGTTCTAAGGCTCGTTGTCCTCCTCCTGTTCATCGCAAATATCATCAATCTCGGGGCCGACCTGGGTGCAATGGGCTCGGCGATGTCTCTCATAGGCGGCGGTCCCCCGCACCCCTGGGTGATCGTCTTTGCGCTTGCTTCAACATTGCTCGAGACGTTTGTGGACTATCAGCGATATGCCCGGCTCTTGCGATGGATGACCCTGGCGCTCCTGGCTTATGCGGCGACGGCATTTGTGGTGCATGTATCCTGGGGCTCGGTCTTGCGCGGGCTTGTAGTACCAGCCATGCCCGGCTCGGGAGCGTGGATGCTGGTGGCGGCGATCTTTGGCACCACGATCAGCCCCTATCTTTTCTTTTGGCAGGCCTCGCAGGAAGCCGAAGAAGCGGGCCTGGCCAGCGCTGGTGATGCGGAGCCAGGGCCAGACTGGCAAGTGCGCCGTATCCGACTGGACAGCTGGCTCGGAATGCTGTTCTCGAACGTCATTGCCATCTTCATCATCGTGACGACGGCCGCAACTCTGAATGTCGCTGGAACCACCCAGATTGATACGGCTGCTCAAGCGGCCGAGGCGCTTCGACCGCTTGCAGGCGATTTTGCCTTCGCGCTTTTCGCTGTCGGAATCATCGGGACCGGCATGCTCGCCATTCCGGTGCTCGCCGGCTCTGCGGCCTATGCCGTTTCTGAAGCATTTGGTTGGCGGACCGGCCTTGCGCAAAGCGCTGGGCGGGCCAAGGCCTTCTATGGCGTAATTGCTGCCGCGGGGTTGCTGGGTGTGCTTGTGCACTTCTCCTCGATCGATCCGATGAGGGCATTGCTATGGAGTGCTGTCGTCAACGGCTTTGTTGCAGCCCCACTTATTGCCCTGGTGATATGGCTCGGCTCGGATTCCGAAGCGATGAACGGCCAGCCCATTCCTCGGCGGCTGCAACTGCTCGGTGGCGCAGCCTGTCTGGTCATGGTCGGTGTTGCCATAATGACCACAGTTTCGTGGATCGCCCCGACCGCGCGATAA